In a genomic window of Spirosoma agri:
- a CDS encoding DUF4357 domain-containing protein — MQEFIDNIRLLLNTLGHRVLEEKRESNAPYEQTKQSFLLKGPRGVDAQGEPTAEGFVVFQGSKASVAAVASCSDTLKQLRTKLVAEGKLVQKDEAFVFTEDFFFSSPSTAASVVLGRSANGQMEWKTFNGIALKQYESISN, encoded by the coding sequence ATGCAAGAGTTTATAGACAATATTCGTCTGCTCCTCAACACATTAGGTCACAGAGTTTTAGAAGAGAAAAGAGAATCAAATGCACCTTATGAGCAGACAAAACAGTCTTTTCTCTTAAAAGGGCCGAGGGGTGTAGACGCGCAGGGAGAGCCAACGGCAGAAGGTTTCGTTGTTTTCCAGGGCTCGAAGGCATCTGTTGCAGCCGTGGCTTCTTGTTCTGATACCTTGAAGCAATTACGCACCAAGTTGGTAGCAGAGGGGAAACTGGTGCAGAAAGACGAAGCATTCGTATTTACAGAAGATTTTTTCTTTAGCAGTCCTTCGACAGCAGCATCAGTAGTCTTAGGACGAAGCGCAAATGGACAGATGGAGTGGAAAACATTCAATGGAATCGCTTTAAAACAGTACGAATCTATTTCAAATTAA
- a CDS encoding GNAT family N-acetyltransferase, producing the protein MTIRLATLADLPALLNLLKRIIPLMREGGNFQWDDHYPNETVFRQDMAKDQLWVAEIDGQLAGVAALTEDQEPEYAQVGFDLTQRAIVTHRLAVDPTFRGQGVAAALLNQAEQLAVERGVRFLRIDTNSENQATQKLFPKLGYTYAGEITLSFRPGLRFVAYEKKL; encoded by the coding sequence ATGACCATTCGACTCGCTACGCTTGCCGATCTTCCGGCTTTGCTAAACCTGCTTAAACGCATCATTCCGCTCATGCGCGAAGGTGGGAACTTCCAGTGGGACGATCACTATCCCAACGAAACCGTTTTCCGTCAGGATATGGCCAAGGATCAACTTTGGGTAGCGGAGATAGACGGTCAGCTGGCGGGGGTAGCGGCCCTGACGGAAGACCAGGAACCCGAATACGCGCAGGTGGGATTCGATCTTACCCAACGGGCTATCGTGACCCACCGGCTCGCCGTTGACCCTACCTTTCGCGGACAAGGGGTAGCGGCTGCTTTACTGAATCAGGCCGAGCAACTTGCCGTTGAACGCGGTGTCCGTTTTCTTCGCATCGACACGAATTCGGAGAATCAGGCAACCCAGAAACTCTTCCCGAAATTAGGCTATACCTACGCCGGAGAAATTACGCTCAGCTTCCGGCCAGGACTGCGCTTTGTCGCGTAC
- a CDS encoding redoxin family protein produces MKFTHCLFSILLAIQLSATAQFRFSPEKPQVGQTVSFTYTPQSTPLATDSTLEGRFVFYGAPNAMHLSRPTTATLAHQGNAFVGHLFVPLRGATGIMMAFRNSKQPKRIDLNKGQLYVIPISDANGQTVPHAIAGQSSVFTRSHFLYELGSRPDQNRVVSLYTIEFQQNPTLYPMYWSDFLAAQIKQKKPGYGPKVKLGIDTYLASRPTPTATELTEAAALYESMGDFPKATALRERMKTLDPAGSLVQKDRAASIRNETDWTRKKAAYQAYQQEFPNSSYTPALTVMMTDGYFKNNDIKGLLPFVEKQPVAHTDVLMLNTMAFQLADERRSLPEAEQLVKRAMTVLKTQPKPGDVTGNWDAEKQVRQRQLMNTYARVLEQQGKYAEAYTAYQDVMVPDDVENSDPRTNERYFLCALQANHAADAQPMAEAAIQVGRATPRLKTVLRDWYAKQPGNTAAKADTYLASLEADIRADQRDELQQVLINEPAPAFSMTDLQGRTISSAALRGKVIVLDFWATWCGPCIASFPAMKQAQSKFQNDPNVQFLFVNTREGGPLQRVHNFMNRQPYSTYGFMVPVDANQRVSKAYKVQGIPTKVVIGPNGRVRYRQIGYSGDPEATVNELTLVVEMLKDGK; encoded by the coding sequence ATGAAATTTACTCATTGCCTCTTTAGTATACTCCTAGCCATTCAGCTTTCGGCTACGGCGCAGTTCCGGTTTTCGCCCGAAAAGCCCCAGGTCGGGCAAACGGTGTCCTTTACGTATACGCCCCAATCGACGCCCCTGGCTACAGATAGCACGCTTGAAGGTCGCTTTGTGTTTTATGGTGCACCGAATGCCATGCACCTCAGTCGCCCCACGACCGCAACGCTAGCCCACCAGGGTAATGCGTTCGTTGGGCACCTGTTCGTTCCGTTAAGGGGGGCAACGGGTATCATGATGGCGTTTCGGAACAGTAAACAACCCAAACGCATTGACCTGAACAAAGGACAGCTGTATGTCATCCCGATCAGTGATGCCAACGGTCAGACCGTTCCGCACGCGATAGCCGGGCAATCATCGGTATTTACGCGCAGTCATTTTCTGTACGAACTCGGCAGTCGTCCCGATCAGAATCGGGTCGTTTCGTTATACACGATCGAGTTTCAGCAGAACCCGACGCTTTACCCGATGTATTGGTCAGATTTTCTGGCGGCCCAGATCAAGCAGAAGAAACCCGGTTACGGACCGAAGGTAAAACTGGGCATTGATACGTATCTGGCATCCCGCCCGACACCTACGGCAACGGAGCTAACCGAAGCCGCTGCGCTCTACGAAAGCATGGGCGATTTTCCCAAAGCGACAGCCCTGCGCGAACGCATGAAAACGCTGGACCCCGCTGGTTCGCTGGTGCAGAAAGACCGGGCGGCCTCCATTCGGAACGAAACCGACTGGACACGCAAAAAGGCAGCGTACCAGGCTTACCAGCAGGAGTTCCCCAATTCATCCTACACGCCCGCATTGACGGTTATGATGACGGATGGATACTTTAAAAACAATGACATCAAGGGATTACTTCCCTTCGTCGAAAAGCAACCCGTAGCGCACACGGATGTACTGATGCTGAACACCATGGCCTTTCAGTTGGCCGATGAACGACGGTCGTTACCCGAAGCGGAACAACTGGTCAAACGGGCGATGACTGTGCTGAAAACGCAGCCTAAACCTGGCGACGTTACGGGAAACTGGGACGCGGAAAAGCAGGTTCGGCAGCGACAGCTCATGAACACGTATGCCCGTGTGCTCGAACAGCAGGGTAAGTACGCCGAAGCCTATACCGCTTATCAGGATGTGATGGTGCCGGATGACGTGGAAAACAGCGACCCACGTACCAACGAACGCTATTTCCTGTGCGCCCTCCAGGCCAATCATGCGGCCGATGCCCAGCCAATGGCGGAAGCGGCTATCCAGGTCGGCAGAGCGACTCCCCGTCTGAAAACCGTTTTGCGCGACTGGTATGCCAAACAGCCCGGTAACACAGCGGCCAAAGCAGACACGTACCTAGCCAGCCTGGAAGCTGACATACGGGCCGATCAGCGCGACGAACTGCAACAGGTGCTGATTAATGAACCAGCTCCCGCTTTTTCAATGACCGATTTACAGGGGAGAACGATTTCGTCGGCGGCTTTACGGGGTAAAGTGATTGTACTCGATTTTTGGGCAACCTGGTGCGGTCCCTGTATTGCGTCGTTTCCGGCTATGAAACAAGCGCAATCGAAGTTTCAAAACGACCCGAACGTGCAGTTTTTGTTTGTCAACACGCGGGAAGGCGGTCCCTTGCAGCGGGTCCATAACTTCATGAACAGGCAACCGTATAGCACGTATGGCTTTATGGTCCCGGTTGACGCGAACCAGCGCGTATCCAAAGCCTACAAGGTTCAGGGCATACCCACAAAGGTTGTTATTGGACCCAATGGGCGCGTTCGGTATCGGCAGATCGGCTACTCCGGCGACCCGGAAGCGACGGTCAATGAGCTAACGCTGGTGGTGGAAATGCTAAAGGATGGCAAGTAA
- a CDS encoding GIY-YIG nuclease family protein — MAIGKTIRLFLIEGDPNGRMSCELSNWTGKAFKIPRTKVKDCIDRKELKGTGVYLLFGRNEQGNELVYIGEAEVVLDRLNQHLSQKDFWHETIVFTSKDENLNKAHIKFLESRLYELAKSAKR; from the coding sequence ATGGCAATAGGCAAAACAATCAGACTGTTTTTGATAGAGGGCGATCCTAATGGACGAATGAGTTGTGAATTATCAAACTGGACGGGAAAAGCATTTAAAATACCAAGAACAAAGGTTAAAGATTGTATAGATAGAAAAGAGCTAAAAGGAACTGGAGTCTATCTCTTATTCGGTAGAAATGAGCAAGGCAATGAATTAGTGTATATAGGCGAAGCTGAAGTTGTACTGGATCGACTCAACCAACACTTATCGCAGAAAGATTTTTGGCACGAAACAATCGTATTTACGAGTAAGGATGAAAATCTGAATAAAGCCCACATCAAATTTCTCGAGAGTAGACTATATGAACTGGCAAAGTCAGCTAAACGATAA